One stretch of Callospermophilus lateralis isolate mCalLat2 chromosome 11, mCalLat2.hap1, whole genome shotgun sequence DNA includes these proteins:
- the Foxj1 gene encoding forkhead box protein J1 — MAESWLRLSGAGPVEEAGPEGCLEEPDALDDSLTSLQWLQEFSILNAKAPSLPPGGTDPHGYHQMPGSTAPGSPMAADPACLGQPHTPGKPTSSCTSRSAPPGLQAPPPDDVDYATNPHVKPPYSYATLICMAMQASKATKITLSAIYKWITDNFCYFRHADPTWQNSIRHNLSLNKCFIKVPREKDEPGKGGFWRIDPQYAERLLSGAFKKRRLPSVHIHPAFARQTAQEPSTAPWAGPLTVNTEAQQLLREFEEATGEVGWGAGEGRLGHKRKQPLPKRVAKVLRPPSTLLLTQEEQGELEPLKGNFDWEAIFEAGTLGGELSTLEALELSPPLSPTLHGDVDLTVHGHHIDCPTTWGPPAEQATDSLDFDETFLATSFLQHPWDESGSGCLPPEPLFEAGDATLSADLQDWASVGAFL; from the exons ATGGCGGAGAGCTGGCTACGCCTCTCGGGAGCAGGGCCGGTGGAGGAGGCCGGGCCGGAGGGCTGCCTGGAGGAGCCCGACGCCCTGGATGACAGCCTGACCAGCCTGCAGTGGCTGCAGGAATTCTCCATTCTCAACGCCAAGGCTCCCTCTCTCCCCCCTGGGGGTACGGACCCCCATGGCTACCACCAGATGCCAGGCTCAACGGCGCCGGGGTCCCCAATGGCGGCTGACCCCGCCTGCCTGGGGCAGCCGCACACGCCAGGCAAGCCCACGTCGTCGTGCACGTCGCGGAGCGCGCCCCCGGGGCTGCAGGCCCCGCCCCCCGACGACGTGGATTATGCCACCAACCCGCACGTGAAGCCTCCCTACTCCTATGCCACGCTCATCTGTATGGCCATGCAGGCCAGCAAGGCCACCAAGATCACCCTGTCGGCCATCTACAAGTGGATCACGGACAACTTCTGCTATTTCCGCCACGCTGATCCCACCTGGCAG AATTCCATCCGCCACAACCTGTCGCTGAACAAGTGCTTCATCAAAGTGCCTCGGGAGAAGGATGAGCCAGGCAAGGGGGGCTTCTGGCGCATCGACCCCCAGTACGCTGAGCGCTTGCTGAGCGGGGCCTTCAAGAAGCGGCGGCTGCCCTCAGTCCACATCCACCCGGCCTTTGCCCGCCAAACTGCGCAGGAGCCCAGCACCGCCCCCTGGGCTGGCCCGCTGACCGTGAACACCGAGGCCCAGCAGCTGCTGCGGGAGTTTGAGGAGGCCACGGGGGAGGTGGGCTGGGGAGCGGGCGAGGGCAGGCTTGGGCATAAACGCAAGCAGCCGCTGCCCAAGCGGGTGGCCAAGGTCCTGAGGCCCCCAAGCACCCTGCTGctgacccaggaggagcagggagagctGGAACCTCTCAAAGGCAACTTTGACTGGGAGGCCATCTTCGAGGCTGGCACTCTGGGTGGGGAGCTGAGCACCCTGGAGGCCCTGGAGCTAagcccaccactgagccccaccttGCACGGGGATGTAGACCTCACCGTCCATGGCCACCACATTGACTGCCCTACTACCTGGGGTCCTCCAGCGGAGCAGGCTACCGACAGCCTGGACTTCGATGAGACCTTCCTGGCCACATCCTTTCTGCAGCACCCCTGGGACGAGAGCGGCAGTGGCTGCCTGCCCCCAGAGCCCCTCTTCGAGGCAGGGGATGCCACCCTGTCCGCTGACCTGCAGGACTGGGCCAGCGTGGGTGCCTTCTTGTAA